A segment of the Microbacterium luteolum genome:
CGAGTTCCCCGACGCGCAGATCCTGGTCACCGGCGTCGAGGACCCGCACTCGCGGGCCCACAGCCCCAACGAGTCCCTTCACCTCGACACGTTCCGCCACGCCGTCGCGACCGAGGCCCTGCTGCTCGCGCGGATGAACGCGCGCGACGTCTGAGCCTTCCGGTCCGACCGGCGGTAGAATTACCGGGAACGCCGTGCCCCTGCGGCCCCGTGACAAGGAGCGACATGAGCGACACCACACTGACTTCCGCCGAGACGACCACCCACGCGCACGGCATCAGCCTGACCGACGCCGCTGCCGTCAAGGTCAAGAACCTCCTCGAGCAGGAGGGTCGCGACGACCTGCGTCTGCGCGTCGCCGTGCAGCCGGGCGGATGCTCCGGACTGATCTACCAGCTCTACTTCGACGAGCGCTACCTCGAGGGCGACGAGACGGTCGACTTCGACGGCGTCGAGGTCATCGTCGACAACATGAGCGTCCCGTATCTCGACGGTGCATCCATCGATTTCAAGGACACGATCTCGGAGCAGGGCTTCACGATCGACAACCCCAACGCGGCCGGCAGCTGCGCGTGTGGTGACAGCTTCCACTGATCCGGACGACCCCCGCCAACCTGCGTGGTTGGCATGAATCAGGTGTGAGGTTGCCCTAGACTTGGGGTGTGCCCTGTCCGCAATCTGAAAGGTGCATCGTGCCCTCGAAACACCGCCTTCGTTGGGTCGCTCTCCCCTTGGGAGTGGCGGCAGCCGTGGTCCTGGCGGGATGTACCACCACCGAGTTGAACGGCTACCTTCCCGGCTTCATCGAGGGTGAGCCTGCGGCCACCAACCAGACCGAGCGGGTCTCGTCTCTCTGGGTGAACTCCTGGATCGTCCTGCTCGCCGTCGGCATCATCACCTGGGGCCTGATGGCCTGGGCCGCGATCGCGTACCGCCGTCGCAAGGGCCAGACCGGCCTGCCGGTGCAGATGCGCTACAACATGCCGATCGAGATCTTCTACACGATCGTGCCGCTCATCCTGGTGCTGGGAATGTTCTTCTTCACGGCTCGCGATCAGACGGAGATCGAGGCGAAGTGGGATGACCCCGACGTCGAGATCACCGCGATCGCCAAGCAGTGGGCGTGGGACTTCCAGTACGACGCCGAGTCCGATGACGACACCGTCTGGACGATGGGCATCCAGGCCCAGCCCGACGCCGAAGGCAACATCGACCAGGCGCAGCTTCCGACGCTGGTCCTGCCGGTCGACAAGAAGGTCACGATCGACCTGCGGTCGCGCGACGTCATCCACTCGTTCTGGATCATCGACTTCCTGTACAAGAAGGACATGTTCATCGGGGCGGACAACTCCTGGTCCTTCATCCCGACCCGTGTCGGCGAGTACAAGGGCAAGTGCGCCGAGCTCTGCGGCGAGTACCACTCGATGATGCTCTTCAACGTGAAGGTCGTCGAGCAGGACGAGTACGACGCCTACCTCGAGTCGCTCAAGGAAGAGGGCAACACGGGAGACATCACGGACGAGTACGACCGTCTCTCGAACTTCCCCGGAAACACGCCGAAGAACGACTCCGAGGAAGGAGAGGAGTAAGCCATGTCGACCACTGAAGCCCCCCGCACCGATGAGGCTCCTCGCTCCCGACCCACGACTCTGCCCGCCCGCCAGGCCGCTCTGATGAGCTCCTCGCGCGTCGAGCAGAAGGGCAACATCGTCGTCAAGTGGATCACCTCCACCGACCACAAGACCATCGGGTACATGTACCTGATCGCGTCCGTGCTGTTCTTCCTCCTCGGCGGTGTGATGGCCCTCGTCATCCGCGCCGAGCTGTTCGCGCCGGGGATGCAGATCATCCCGACGAAGGAGCAGTACAACCAGCTCTTCACGATGCACGGCACGATCATGCTGCTCATGTTCGCGACCCCGCTGTTCGCCGGCTTCGCGAACGCGATCCTGCCGCTCCAGCTCGGTGCTCCCGACGTCGCGTTCCCGCGTCTGAACGCCTTCGCGTTCTGGCTGTTCCTCTTCGGCTCCACGATCGCCGTCGCCGGCTTCCTCACCCCGCAGGGTGCGGCCTCGTTCGGCTGGTTCGCCTATCAGCCGCTCGCCGGGGCCTCGTTCACGCCGGGTGCCGGCGGCAACCTCTGGATGGTCGGACTCGGAATCTCCGGTTTCGGAGCGATCCTCGGTGCCGTGAACTTCATCACCACGATCATCACGATGCGTGCTCCGGGAATGACGATGTGGCGCATGCCGATCTTCTCGTGGAACACGCTCATCACGAGCCTCCTCGTGCTGATGGCCTTCCCCGTGCTCGCGGCAGCGATCTTCGCCGCCGCCGCCGACCGCATCCTGGGTGCGCACATCTACGACCCGGCCAACGGCGGCGTCCTGCTCTGGCAGCACCTGTTCTGGTTCTTCGGTCACCCCGAGGTGTACATCATCGCGCTGCCGTTCTTCGGCATCGTCTCGGAGATCTTCCCGGTGTTCAGCCGCAAGCCGATCTTCGGATACAAGACGCTCGTCTACGCGACCATCGCCATCGCGGCGCTCTCCGTCGCCGTGTGGGCGCACCACATGTACGTCACGGGATCGGTGCTCCTGCCGTTCTTCGCCCTGATGACGATGCTCATCGCGGTGCCGACGGGTGTGAAGATCTTCAACTGGATCGGCACGCTCTGGCGAGGGTCCGTGACCTTCGAGACGCCGATGGTCTTCGCACTCGGCTTCCTGGTCTCGTTCGTCTTCGGCGGCCTGACCGGTGTCATCCTCGCGGCCCCGCCGCTGGACTTCGCGCTCTCCGACTCGTACTTCGTCGTCGCGCACTTCCACTACGTCGTGTTCGGCACCGTGGTGTTCGCCATGTTCGCCGGCTTCTACTTCTGGTGGCCGAAGTGGACGGGCCGCATGCTCAACGAGCGCCTCGGCTACGTGCACTTCTGGATGCTGTTCATCGGTTTCCACATGACGTTCCTCATTCAGCACTGGCTGGGTGTCGACGGCATGGTGCGTCGCTACGCGGACTACTCGGCGGCCGACGGCTGGACCTGGCAGAACCAGGTCTCGACGATCGGTGCGATCATCCTCGGCGCCTCGATGCTCCCGTTCTTCCTGAACGTCTGGATCACGGCGCGCAAGGCTCCGAAGGTCACGGTCAACGACCCGTGGGGATACGGCGCCTCGCTCGAGTGGGCGACGTCCTGCCCGCCGCCGCGTCACAACTTCACGTCGATCCCGCGCATCCGCAGCGAGCGCCCGGCATTCGACCTGAACCACCCCGAGGCTGCCGAGTTCGCGACCACCGCGCCCGGCGAGCGAGAGGCCCACTAAGTCATGCGCGACAATGTCATTCTCTGGTGGATCCTGACCGCCTTCTTCGCTCTCGTCGGCGTCGTCTACACCGGCTGGCACATCCTGGCCACGCCGAACGAGAACTTCGCGCTGCGGATCGAGTGGGTCGGAACGGTCGCGCTGTTCTTCGCCGCCTTCATGGGCGCGATGATCGCGTTCTACCTCGACCGCACGCACGGCGCCCAGGGCGGTGAGCTGCCGGAGGACATCCTCACGGCCGACATCGACGACGGCGATCCCGAGCTCGGTGAATTCAGCCCGTGGTCGTGGTGGCCGATCGTGCTCGCGGCTTCCGCCGGCATCTTCGTCGTCGGACTCGCCGTCGGACACTTCCTGCTTCCGATCGGGCTCGCGATCTTCGTGGTCGCGATCGTCGGCTGGGTGTACGAGTACTACCGCGGTCATTTCGCACGCTGACGATCAGCAAGCAAGAAGGCCCCCGGAGCGATCCGGGGGCCTTCTTCGTATCTCGGGCCGTGAGGCCTGATCAGGCGCGGGTGCGGATGCGAGCCACACCGGTGAGCGGGTCGACCGGGCGGTGATGGATGCCGTCGGCATCTTCCACGGGATAGCCCTCGCGGACCCAGTACTCGAAGCCGCCGATCATCTCGCGGACGCGGTAGCCGAGCTTCGCGAACTCGAGTGCGCCTTTGGCGCCGGCGTTGCAGCCGGGACTCCAGCAGTACACGACGACCTCTGCATCGGCGGCGATCTCTCGAGGAGCTCGGGTGGCGATCTCGCTGTAGTGCATGTGCACGGCGCCCGCGACGCGTCCCTGCGCCCAGGCCTCATCGGACCGCACGTCGATCACGACCAGGTCGTCGCCGGCCTTCCGAGCCGCGTGGACGTCACTGGCATCGGTCTCGTAGGCGAGCTTGGCGGCGAAGAAGTCGGCACGATCGATCATGTTCTCAGCCTATTCGGGGAGGTCTCGCCGCCTCAACGCATTCCTGTCGCTCGTCGCCGGATTCGCGACAGCATCCACCCCGTCAGAGGACAGCAGTCATCTGCAGGCGTCGTCCGTGGATCGCGAGCTCCAGGGCGTCCTCCGTGGCGACCAGACGCCGGTGGAAGTCCGAGTCCGGCTCGCTCTCGATGAAGCCGCAGGAGGCATAGAACGGCGCGTTCCAGGGCACGTCCGCGTATGTCCGGAGGGTGATGAGCGCATGGCCTCGATGCCGGGCCTCGGCGAGAGCGGTGTCGACGAGGCGGCGACCGATCCCGCGCCGTCCGAAGGAGGGGAGCACGGAGAGCTGTTCGAGGTGAGCGTGCCCGTCGATCTCGAGCACGTGCACGAAGCCGACCAGAGTCGGCACCTCGCCGGCTTCCGCCGACTCCGCGACCAGCACGAATCCGGGAAGGGAGGCGCGCTCCTCGGCATCCGTCGGGGGAGGCCAGTCGGAAGCGGAGAACCGACCGATGAGCAGCGTGTCGGCGGCGACCTCGATCGCTTCGAGCGCTGCGGCGTCTTCGGTGCGTGCGGCACGCACGGACGTCGTCACTGCTGTTCGCCTCGGACAGCGGCGACGGCTTCGATCTCGACGAGCTGGTCGCTGTAGCCGAGAACGGTCACGCCCAGGAGTGTGCTCGGCACATCGTGCGCCCCGAAAGCGGCATGCACGACATCCCAGGCATCGACGAGATCGGCCTGGTCGGATGACGCCACGAGAACGCGTGTGCTGATGACATCGGTGAGGCATGCACCAGCGGCCTCGAGCGCCTCGGTGAGGGTCTTCATGCACTGCGCGGCCTGGGCGGCATAGTCACCGGGGGAGGCCGTCGTGCCGTCCTCGTTCAGAGGGCAGGATCCGGCGAGGAAGATGAGGCGAGAGCCGGCGGGTGCGGTGGCGGCATACGCGTAGGGGGCGTCGGCGAGAGAGGCGGAACGGATGAGCTGTACGACGGAGGTCACTCTTCGATCCTTTCACAGCGACCGCAACGACGAAGGCCCCGTCCGGATCGGACGAGGCCTTCATCGATGGGGGAGTGGCGACTACTCGCCCTCCTCCGACTTCTTCTTGCGAGGCTTCTTCGCGGGCTCCGTGGCGATCACGGTGCTCGGCGTGTTCGCCGTCTCGTCGACGTGCGTCTCGCTGGCGACGAGCGGTGCATCCGGTGCACCTGCACGCTCGTGAGCGCCCTGGATCTCGGCTGCCTCGGTCTCTTCGTTGTGAGCCGTGACGTGGTGCTGGTGCGAGTCCGCTTCGTCGACCTCTGCCTGCGTGAGCGGGGCGAGGCGGTCTTCGAAGAACCAGCGCGAGATCGAGGAACGGAGGTTCTCGGTCCACGAGATGCGGCCCTTGGCGTTCGGACGGACCACCAGCGGCTCGTAGCCGTCGACGTCGATGAGCTTCCAGCGGTCGTACTGGTCGACCGGCTGGTGCACCTCGATGAACTCGCCGCCGGGGAGGCGGACGATGCGTCCGGACTCGTAACCGTGCAGCACGATCTCGCGATCCTTCTTCTGCAGCGCGATGCAGATGCGCTTGGTGACGAAGTAGCCGAGGATCGGGCCGACGAACAGCAGCGCCTGGAGGGTGTGGATCACGCCTTCCATGGTGAGCATGAAGTGCGTCGCGATGAGGTCGGACGATGCCGCCGCCCACAGGACCGCGTAGAAGATGACACCGGCCGCGCCGATGGCGGTGCGGGTCGCCGCGTTGCGCGGGCGCTGTGCGATGTGGTGCTCGCGCTTGTCGCCGGTGAGCCATGCCTCGAGGAACGGGTAGATGGCGACGACGACGATGAACAGACCGAGCACTGCGACCGGGAGCAGGATGCCGAACGACCAGGTCCGGTCGAAGAGCACGAGGTCGAGGTTCGACGGAGCGAGGCGGAGTGCACCGTCGGCGAACCCGATGTACCAGTCCGGCTGCGTGCCGGCGGAGACGGGGGACGGGTCGTACGGTCCGTATGCCCAGATCGGGTTGATCTGGAAGAACGTCGCGATCAGCACGATTGTGCCGAACACGATGAACAGGTAACCGCCCATCTTCGACATGTACACCGGCATCATCGGGTAGCCGACGACGTTCTCATTCGTGCGGCCGGGGCCGGCGAACTGCGTGTGCTTGTTGACGATCATGAGCATCAGGTGCACCACGATCAGCCCGATCACGAGCAGCGGCAGCAGCAGGATGTGCAGCGTGTAGAGGCGGCCGACGATGTCGGTGCCGGGGAACTCGCCGCCGAACACGATGAACGACGTCCAGGTGCCGATCAGCGGGATGCCCTTGACCATTCCGTCGATGATGCGGAGGCCGTTGCCCGACAGCAGGTCGTCGGGGAGCGAGTAGCCCGTGAAGCCCTCGGCCAGCGCCAGGATGAACAGCACGAAGCCGATGACCCAGTTGAGCTCACGCGGCTTGCGGAACGCGCCCGTGAAGAAGATGCGGAGCATGTGCACGCCGATGCCGGCGATGAACACGAGCGCAGCCCAGTGGTGGATCTGGCGGACCAGGAGGCCACCGCGCAGATCGAACGAGATGTGCAGCGACGACTCGAGCGCCGCAGACATCTCGATGCCACGCATCGGGGCGTACGCACCCGTGTAGTGGGTCTCGACCATCGAGGCCTGGAAGAAGAACGTCAGGAAGGTTCCGGAGAGGAACACGACCACGAAGCTCCACAGCGCGATCTCGCCGAGCATGAACGACCAGTGGTCGGGGAAGATCTTGCGACCGAGCTCCTTGACGAAACCGGAGAGGCTGGTGCGCTCATCGATGTAGTTCGACGCGGCTCCCACGAAGCGGCCGCCGAGGGGCGCCTTCGTGTCCTTGTCGTCCTTGGACAGCGTTGCGGTGCTCAATGGCGCTCCCAGAAGCTCGGGCCGACGGGTTCCGTGAAGTCGCTGCGTGCGACCAGGTAGCCCTCGTCATCGACGGTGATGGGCAGCTGCGGCAGCGGGCGAGCCGCCGGGCCGAAGATGACCTTGGCGTGGTCCGTGACGTCGAACTGCGACTGGTGGCACGGGCACAGCAGGTGGTGCGTCTGCTGCTCGTACAGCGCCACGGGGCAGCCGACGTGCGTGCAGACCTTGGAATAGGCGACGATGCCGTCATAGGACCAGTCCTTGCGGTCCTCGGCCTCGGTGAGCTGCTCGGGGCGCAGGCGCATCATCAGGACGATCGCCTTGGCCTTCTCCTCGAGGTAGCCGTCGTGGTGGCTGAGCTCGGCGAGTTCCTCGGGGATCACGTGGAACGCGGAGCCGAGGGTCACATCCGCAGCGCGGATCGGCGTGCCGTCGGGGTCGCGGACGAGGCGCGAGCCCTCTTCCCACATCGTGTGCTTGAGCAGCGCCACCGGGTCACCCGCGGTGGGGTCGTCCGGCGTGGAGTGGGGAGCCAGTCCGCGGAAGAGCGTGACGCCGGGGATGATCGAGGCGACGACCGCGGCGAACAGCGAGTTGCGGATCATGGAGCGGCGTCCGAATCCGGACTCCTCGTTCGCGTCCGAGAACGCCTTGATGGCGGCTTCGCGCGTCGAGTCCTTGCCACGGGTGGGGTGGCGGTACTCGATGTGCTCCTTGTCGGACATCAGAGCCTTGGACCAGTGGATCGCACCGATGCCGAGGGCCAGCAGCGCGAGCGCGATGCCGAGACCGATGAAGAGGTTGTTCTGACGGATGTCGATGAGAGCGCCGCTCTCGATCGGGAACAGCATGTAGGCGGCGACCGCCCAGATGCTGCCGGCGAGCGAGAGGTAGAACAGCGTGTAGACCGTGCGTGCCGCGTTCTTCTCGGCGCGGGGGTCCTTGTCGGTCATCCGCTCGCGGTGCGGCGGCAGTCCCGGGTTCTGCACGGGATCGCTGACTGCGACACCCAGCCCCGGAGAGGGCTGGTAGGCCCTGTCAAGAGCCTGCGAGTCGTCGTCGTGTGCCATGGTGCTCCTCGTACGTTCCTCTTCGATGAATAAGCGTCAGTTGGACTTCGCCGTGATCCACACGGTGATGGCGACGAGCGCGCCGATACCGAAGATCCAGACGAACAGTCCCTCGGAGACCGGCCCGAGGTTGCCGAGGGAGAAGCCGCCGACCGGCACGGCCTGCTGCTGGAAGAGCAGGGCCGAGATGATGTCGCGCTTGTCCTCGTCGGACAGGTTCATGTCGCCGAACACGGGCATGTTCTGGGGGCCGGTGACCATGGCTGCGTACATGTGCAGCGCGCTGGTCTCGGTGAGCGCCGGAGCGTACTTGCCCTCGGTGAGAGCACCACCCGCGGCGGAGACGTTGTGGCACATCGCGCAGTTGACGCGGAAGAGCTCGGCGCCGTTGGCGACGTCGCCCTTGCCGTCGAGCGTGTGCTCGCCGGGGTACGTCGGGCCGGGGGCGACCGACTGGATGTACGACGCCATCGCGAGGATCTGGTCCTCGGTGAACTGCGGCTCCTTCTGGGGTGCCTGCGGTCCCTGCATCTGCAGCGGCATGCGACCGGTGGAGAGCTGGAACTCTGCCGCGAGTTCGCCGACGCCGTAGAGGCTCGGTCCGTTCGCGGTGCCCTGCAGGTCGAGACCGTGGCAGGTGGCGCAGTTCGCCGTGAACAGCTTCTCGCCGTCCTCGACGGTCAGCTGGGTCGACGCGGTCGGCGTCTCGGTCGCCGCGAACGCGGCGGACGCACCGGCGTACACAGCGCCGGTGATCATGAGGCCTGCTCCGATGAGCGCGGCCGCCGCCAAAGGGCTGCGACGACCGCCAGAACGGCGCTTCTTCTCTCGTGCCATCTCGGGGATCAGCTCCGCTCTTATTTCAGGAAGTAGATAACGAGGAACAGCACGATCCAGACGACGTCGACGAAGTGCCAGTAGTAGGACACCACGATCGAGGAGGTCGCCTCTTTGTGCCGGAAATTCTTGACGGCGTACGCACGGCCGATCACGAGCAGGAAGGCGACGAGCCCGCCGGTGACGTGCAGGGCGTGGAAGCCTGTGGTCAGGTAGAACGCGGATGCATACGAGTCGGCGTTGATCGGCATGCCCTCAGCGACCAGCTGCGCGTACTCCCACACCTGACCCGAGACGAAGATCGCGCCGAGGGCGAAGGTGAGGAAGAACCACTCGACCATGCCCCAGCCGAACAGCCGACGACGACCGGCGCCGTTCTTCTGGCCCTTGCCGAGCTTGTAGGGCTGCAGGTCCTCGGCCGCGAACACACCCATCTGGCAGGTGAACGAGGAGAGCACGAGGATCGCGGTGTTCACTGCGGCGAAGGGGACGTTCAGCAGCTCGGTACGGTCGGCCCAGAGCTCGGGTGAGGTGCTGCGGAGCGTGAAGTAGATCGCGAAGAGTCCCGCGAAGAACATCACCTCGCTGCCGAGCCACACAATGGTGCCGACAGCTACCGGGTTGGGCCGCTTGATCGTTCTCGCCGCCGGGGCATACGTCGCTGAGGTCGTCACCCTTCCATTATGGCCGATCCTCGGGGGTGATTCTCGCACCAGGGGGCCTCGTTTTGCCCTTCTCCGACTTAGGGGACCCTAAGAAAACACTGCGAATACCCGGTGAATACGCGGGAAACGGCGGATGCTCGCGCGACGGGCGCGCTGCTGGAACCGTCTGCACGTTTTCTCGGCGCCGATAGGATCGCACACATGGCTGATTCCCTGACCTGGTCCGACGTGCTCACCTCTCTGCTGGAGCGCCGCGATCTGACGGTCTGGGAGTCCACGTGGGCGATGCGTCAGATCATGCAGGGGAGCGTCACCGAGGCGCAGCTCGCGGGTTTCCTCATCGCGCTCCGCGCGAAGGGCGAGACGATCGACGAGATCGTCGGCTTCCGCGACGCGATCCTCGAGGCGGCGGTTCCGCTCCCCGTCTCGCCGAACGTGCTCGACATCGTCGGAACGGGCGGTGACCGCGTCGGGACCGTGAATGTCTCGACGACGGCGGCGGTCGTCATCGGCGCGACCGGCATCCCCGTCGTCAAGCACGGCAACCGTGCCGCGAGCTCGGCATCCGGCTCCTCCGACGTCCTCGGGGCGTTGGGACTGGAGCTGTCGCTCGACCCCGCAGCCGTGGCATCCATCCTCGATCGCACCGGGATCACGTTCGCGTGGGCCGGAGCGTTCCACCCCGGCTTCAAGCACGCAGGACCGGTACGCGCCGAGCTCGGCGTGCCCACCGTGTTCAACATGCTCGGCCCGCTGTGCAACCCGGCGCGCGCCGAGGCGAATGCGGTCGGCGTCGCGCAGATCGAACGCGTGCCGCTGATCACGGGCGTCTTCCGGACGCGCGGTGCGACCGCGCTCGTGTTCCGTGGCGATGACGGGCTCGACGAGCTCACCACGACCGGGCACAGCCGCATCTGGGAGGTCACGCGCGGTGACATCCACGAGCACGACCTCGATCCCCGCGATCTCGGCATCCCGATCGCGGAGCTCGCGGACCTGATCGGCGGGTCGCCGCAGCACAACGCCGAGGTGCTCCGGCGCACGCTCGCGGGGGAGACCGGCGCGGTGCGCGACATCGTGCTGCTGAACGCGGCGGCCGGAATCGTGGCGTTCGAGCTCTCGCAGGACGCGACCCAGGTGCAGCGCCCGATCCTCGAGCGGCTCCGCGAAGGCTACGAACGCGCCACTGCGGCTGTGGACGACGGCCGGGCCCTCGCCAAGCTCGACCAGTGGATCGGCGTGAGC
Coding sequences within it:
- a CDS encoding cytochrome c oxidase subunit 4; amino-acid sequence: MRDNVILWWILTAFFALVGVVYTGWHILATPNENFALRIEWVGTVALFFAAFMGAMIAFYLDRTHGAQGGELPEDILTADIDDGDPELGEFSPWSWWPIVLAASAGIFVVGLAVGHFLLPIGLAIFVVAIVGWVYEYYRGHFAR
- a CDS encoding c-type cytochrome, yielding MAREKKRRSGGRRSPLAAAALIGAGLMITGAVYAGASAAFAATETPTASTQLTVEDGEKLFTANCATCHGLDLQGTANGPSLYGVGELAAEFQLSTGRMPLQMQGPQAPQKEPQFTEDQILAMASYIQSVAPGPTYPGEHTLDGKGDVANGAELFRVNCAMCHNVSAAGGALTEGKYAPALTETSALHMYAAMVTGPQNMPVFGDMNLSDEDKRDIISALLFQQQAVPVGGFSLGNLGPVSEGLFVWIFGIGALVAITVWITAKSN
- a CDS encoding RidA family protein; amino-acid sequence: MTSVVQLIRSASLADAPYAYAATAPAGSRLIFLAGSCPLNEDGTTASPGDYAAQAAQCMKTLTEALEAAGACLTDVISTRVLVASSDQADLVDAWDVVHAAFGAHDVPSTLLGVTVLGYSDQLVEIEAVAAVRGEQQ
- a CDS encoding rhodanese-like domain-containing protein; this encodes MIDRADFFAAKLAYETDASDVHAARKAGDDLVVIDVRSDEAWAQGRVAGAVHMHYSEIATRAPREIAADAEVVVYCWSPGCNAGAKGALEFAKLGYRVREMIGGFEYWVREGYPVEDADGIHHRPVDPLTGVARIRTRA
- a CDS encoding cytochrome c oxidase subunit 3 — protein: MFFAGLFAIYFTLRSTSPELWADRTELLNVPFAAVNTAILVLSSFTCQMGVFAAEDLQPYKLGKGQKNGAGRRRLFGWGMVEWFFLTFALGAIFVSGQVWEYAQLVAEGMPINADSYASAFYLTTGFHALHVTGGLVAFLLVIGRAYAVKNFRHKEATSSIVVSYYWHFVDVVWIVLFLVIYFLK
- the erpA gene encoding iron-sulfur cluster insertion protein ErpA; translation: MSDTTLTSAETTTHAHGISLTDAAAVKVKNLLEQEGRDDLRLRVAVQPGGCSGLIYQLYFDERYLEGDETVDFDGVEVIVDNMSVPYLDGASIDFKDTISEQGFTIDNPNAAGSCACGDSFH
- a CDS encoding ubiquinol-cytochrome c reductase iron-sulfur subunit; this translates as MAHDDDSQALDRAYQPSPGLGVAVSDPVQNPGLPPHRERMTDKDPRAEKNAARTVYTLFYLSLAGSIWAVAAYMLFPIESGALIDIRQNNLFIGLGIALALLALGIGAIHWSKALMSDKEHIEYRHPTRGKDSTREAAIKAFSDANEESGFGRRSMIRNSLFAAVVASIIPGVTLFRGLAPHSTPDDPTAGDPVALLKHTMWEEGSRLVRDPDGTPIRAADVTLGSAFHVIPEELAELSHHDGYLEEKAKAIVLMMRLRPEQLTEAEDRKDWSYDGIVAYSKVCTHVGCPVALYEQQTHHLLCPCHQSQFDVTDHAKVIFGPAARPLPQLPITVDDEGYLVARSDFTEPVGPSFWERH
- the coxB gene encoding cytochrome c oxidase subunit II — its product is MPSKHRLRWVALPLGVAAAVVLAGCTTTELNGYLPGFIEGEPAATNQTERVSSLWVNSWIVLLAVGIITWGLMAWAAIAYRRRKGQTGLPVQMRYNMPIEIFYTIVPLILVLGMFFFTARDQTEIEAKWDDPDVEITAIAKQWAWDFQYDAESDDDTVWTMGIQAQPDAEGNIDQAQLPTLVLPVDKKVTIDLRSRDVIHSFWIIDFLYKKDMFIGADNSWSFIPTRVGEYKGKCAELCGEYHSMMLFNVKVVEQDEYDAYLESLKEEGNTGDITDEYDRLSNFPGNTPKNDSEEGEE
- a CDS encoding cytochrome b produces the protein MSTATLSKDDKDTKAPLGGRFVGAASNYIDERTSLSGFVKELGRKIFPDHWSFMLGEIALWSFVVVFLSGTFLTFFFQASMVETHYTGAYAPMRGIEMSAALESSLHISFDLRGGLLVRQIHHWAALVFIAGIGVHMLRIFFTGAFRKPRELNWVIGFVLFILALAEGFTGYSLPDDLLSGNGLRIIDGMVKGIPLIGTWTSFIVFGGEFPGTDIVGRLYTLHILLLPLLVIGLIVVHLMLMIVNKHTQFAGPGRTNENVVGYPMMPVYMSKMGGYLFIVFGTIVLIATFFQINPIWAYGPYDPSPVSAGTQPDWYIGFADGALRLAPSNLDLVLFDRTWSFGILLPVAVLGLFIVVVAIYPFLEAWLTGDKREHHIAQRPRNAATRTAIGAAGVIFYAVLWAAASSDLIATHFMLTMEGVIHTLQALLFVGPILGYFVTKRICIALQKKDREIVLHGYESGRIVRLPGGEFIEVHQPVDQYDRWKLIDVDGYEPLVVRPNAKGRISWTENLRSSISRWFFEDRLAPLTQAEVDEADSHQHHVTAHNEETEAAEIQGAHERAGAPDAPLVASETHVDETANTPSTVIATEPAKKPRKKKSEEGE
- a CDS encoding GNAT family N-acetyltransferase, with protein sequence MTTSVRAARTEDAAALEAIEVAADTLLIGRFSASDWPPPTDAEERASLPGFVLVAESAEAGEVPTLVGFVHVLEIDGHAHLEQLSVLPSFGRRGIGRRLVDTALAEARHRGHALITLRTYADVPWNAPFYASCGFIESEPDSDFHRRLVATEDALELAIHGRRLQMTAVL
- the trpD gene encoding anthranilate phosphoribosyltransferase, translating into MADSLTWSDVLTSLLERRDLTVWESTWAMRQIMQGSVTEAQLAGFLIALRAKGETIDEIVGFRDAILEAAVPLPVSPNVLDIVGTGGDRVGTVNVSTTAAVVIGATGIPVVKHGNRAASSASGSSDVLGALGLELSLDPAAVASILDRTGITFAWAGAFHPGFKHAGPVRAELGVPTVFNMLGPLCNPARAEANAVGVAQIERVPLITGVFRTRGATALVFRGDDGLDELTTTGHSRIWEVTRGDIHEHDLDPRDLGIPIAELADLIGGSPQHNAEVLRRTLAGETGAVRDIVLLNAAAGIVAFELSQDATQVQRPILERLREGYERATAAVDDGRALAKLDQWIGVSRELAAAGV
- the ctaD gene encoding cytochrome c oxidase subunit I, with the translated sequence MSTTEAPRTDEAPRSRPTTLPARQAALMSSSRVEQKGNIVVKWITSTDHKTIGYMYLIASVLFFLLGGVMALVIRAELFAPGMQIIPTKEQYNQLFTMHGTIMLLMFATPLFAGFANAILPLQLGAPDVAFPRLNAFAFWLFLFGSTIAVAGFLTPQGAASFGWFAYQPLAGASFTPGAGGNLWMVGLGISGFGAILGAVNFITTIITMRAPGMTMWRMPIFSWNTLITSLLVLMAFPVLAAAIFAAAADRILGAHIYDPANGGVLLWQHLFWFFGHPEVYIIALPFFGIVSEIFPVFSRKPIFGYKTLVYATIAIAALSVAVWAHHMYVTGSVLLPFFALMTMLIAVPTGVKIFNWIGTLWRGSVTFETPMVFALGFLVSFVFGGLTGVILAAPPLDFALSDSYFVVAHFHYVVFGTVVFAMFAGFYFWWPKWTGRMLNERLGYVHFWMLFIGFHMTFLIQHWLGVDGMVRRYADYSAADGWTWQNQVSTIGAIILGASMLPFFLNVWITARKAPKVTVNDPWGYGASLEWATSCPPPRHNFTSIPRIRSERPAFDLNHPEAAEFATTAPGEREAH